TTTCAGCATGTCTTCTGTTTTGGTCGTCTATCCAATTCCGTATCTTTCTGTACATGGTGAAAACATTATGAATCTAAGTGAACTTGAAAATTGAAGCACAtataataaaacataaaaatggAAAAAGGTACTCACTGAGTTCCAAGAACTTCATCACACAGAAAGTTTAAGAGCTTAAGCCTTTTTGAAGTAGCTAGTGTCTCATAATCAGATGCATTATCTAAAGAATCCAATCCATGCACTTTGTGTCCACCTCTAGATTCAGACAAGTATTTCTTAAGTGCATGGAACCATGAGTTTTTCCCATTTGATGGGCTTAGAGTTTCACTGGAAAAAATGGAAAAACAAGTTATCAATTTATCCAACGAAAGAGAATTAACATACTTGCCAATTTACTGGATAATAAGTCATACTATTCCCCTCTATCAGTCTGTATATCAGATATCAGCTGAATACAGAACTGGACAGTTGCAGAAAATTTCCTGTGGCGTCCAGTTCGTCCGTGTAATAAGTCTCGAAGAATAGATTCTGGTTGCCCTTTTTTCACCTCAAGGATCTGTTGATCAAAATGACGGATGAGGAAAGTTAGGAAAACCAAAATGGACAAGGTATCACTCACAAGTGACAGCTCGTACATATTGATTTTGAGGTGATGATCAACAGGTATGAAATACAGGTTGATTAAATGATTGCATGTAAGTAATTAACAGTATAAAATTACAAAATGTAGGTTATAACTGAAAGAAATGATATTGGGAGTAAGAAATATACATTATTAGGAGCATATTTAAAGCTAAGAATAAATGAAACACGCAGAGTTCCAACTATATCAAAGAAGATTTCTGTTATCAGATTAATTATGATTGCTGTCACTTGCCTTTGCGAAAACAGCACAGAATTCTAAGAACTGCAAAGCTTCTCCAACATCTTCCGCACATACATCGATTCCAGCAACACTTAGCAAGTCACTTCCCATGGGCAATGGGATTTCAATATGAAAATCTTCATTTTGAGGCTTCAGAACGTCTTTGTTATTTGTGGCCTtactttccttttcttttcttcttttaccATTTCCACCACCATCTTTGGTAACAATGATTGTCCCATTCACAATTTCTTTTAGATCATCTCTAGCATTGCATGATTGCCTTTTCTTGGATTTATTATTAATGACATCCAACTTTCTAGGACTCGTCCTCCTGGCTAAATTGAAATCATTCTTGTTGCTATATTCCTTCTCTGCTAATCCATCCCTAGCTGTTTTCAGTTTCTTCACATCATTATGAACACCATTCTCCTCCAAGTTTACGTTATCATCAGTTCTATTAAGCATCCCATCTGATCTATTCCTCtttgttttctttgtttttttatcACAGGCAGATGAACCATTTTCTCTTGttaaaatatcaatattccccTTGTGATGATGTGTCTCTTCAGACTGCTCCTGCATTGTTTTTCCCTTATCAGGGCCAATTCTCTTCAGAGAGGCATCATTGTCTTTGTTGCCATATTTCACCACCTTAACTTCCTTGGACTTCATTCCAATAGGATTTGGTAGATTTGCATCCACTTTTCCATCAAAAGAATTTTCCTTTCCCCGTTTTCTAGGAGACACAGCAGCTTCCTGCTAATTTCAGAAGCAGAGCATGAGACAAATTACATAGTCCGCAAACACAACATTGTACATTTTATTTAAGGAGGCAACCTTAGACGGTGAAGCAACCATGTTGGTGAATTGCCCCACCCCTTTAAGAAGCATCTCAGAAACAGAAGAAAATCCAGTTGCCTTTGCTGTAGTGACAAGTATACCAGTGGGTTGATGACCTCTTTTCTTCCTAAATGATACTCAATTTTATCAGGAAAATACAGGAAGAACAAGCATCCAGAAATATGTCAAAAGACTCACATGCAAATACTGCAGTTGCAAATCCCTCTGCATCTAGGACAACTCCACTCCCCTAAGGCAGATACTTCTTCTGCCTTTTCTCCATACCTAACttagaaataataaatatgTTGTACAAAATTAATCCACCAACATCCAAACAAATAGTATTACAACTTATGATAAAAGCAGGTCAAAACCTGTTCAAGAGGCATTTATGACAAAACATAATGGGGCACGGTTTGTTGCTCCTCTGAATTGTGCACGCTGCTACAAAGTCTCTAGTTTTTTGACGACACTACAGAACATCAAGTATAAAACAGACAAATTCTTGTCAAAAAGGAGAGAAAGAAGAGAACCCATTTAAAATACTTCGTACTCAGCAGTAGAATCACCAATGTTGTGGTAATAATGGAGACTCTGTTGTGCAGGCTTTAAGTTAAAGCAATGAAAGCAAGAACGTAACATATTTTCACTTTTGATATGCACAAGAAGTTATCCTGTGACAGAGAATACATAATTCCACATGTTTTAACATGTCATACTGACTTATGCTATGTAGGGATGAAATCCTGGCATCCAGTCCAGACCAATTCCAAGTTTCATAAGATGAATTTCTATTGATTATTTCAAACTCATAATTCAACACCTCATCTAAAGTTAGTGCTAAAGCTTAGAGATCATAGAAGGATGAAGGAACAAATCAACACTTCAATAACTTCATAATTCACACAAGTAATTCAAGTGGCAACACTAAAGAGCAATAGTTTTCGAGTGATTCACTATATAAAAACAGTGACTTGAGCATCctatttcttttatttctctTTGGGCATTTTAAAAGTTTCTTTGCCTCATAGATCAAAATCATCGCTTCTTCCACCGCTACTCTTAAAAGTTAGATAACCACGGCTTACAAGAAATGGAAGCCAACTCTGATTACTTCACTTCAAATCAACAAACACGTAAATTAACAAACGTAACCGAATGTGCATATCATAATAATGGGATTTTGTGGAATGAATCGGGACACCTGATGACAAGTTTTCCCGTTGACGGAATCATAAATCCGGCCACCCATAAGCCGTACTCCAGGAGACTTGTTCCTCTTCGAAGGTGAAGAAATAACAACATTTTCCACAGGCCCAGATGATTTCTGGGACTTGATTTCCTTCTTCTGAGGACTCTTAATCTTTTCCTTCCCAGATTCACTCTTCTTGGAAGCAGAACCTGAAACAACCGCCATTGTCGCCGGAAGTTTTCAAACACTTGGAATTTCCCGTAGAACCTATAATAGGTTTCCTGAGAATTTTATACTCAAAATCGAGAGGAAGATTTAAGCTAcaaattactttttattttttcgaAAACAAGCTACGAAAAATTTGGAGGGACTTTGATTTGTTCGGGGTGACAGTGGCGCTAATCGAATTTTTTGACATGGGTCTCTCTTATTCTTCTCCCGCCGTTGGCGAGCTGAAATGGAGGAATTGGGCTTGTAATATGGGCTGGGCTGTCAGTCCATTTTATAAAATTCTGATAAATTGTATTTATatagtttatttattatttaaaacttTGATTTTCTCTGCTGTGGAGATTGCGTCCCAGTTGTCAGCGTGGCGTCAGGTAACACCATGTTGGTATTAAATCAATATTATTGTTCCAAACGGTGAAATCGTTCAATTTAAGCGTCCCACACCTCCGGTCCGACAGGAttgtgagaggaggtaaatcatggcGATTCAGCCAACCAGCAGCAACTAGACCTTATGATACGCCGCGCACAAGGAGCTCCCCTCATTGGAGGGAATTTAACTCCCACACTGTcgcttgcgagactcgatctctagtcattgctccaagattcactgatgctgaccaactgagctaAGCTCATGCGTTAGTATTACATCGACGTTATgtcaatatcatatcaataaaaaaagatcaaaattatatattaaaaaacaaAGACAACTTATTTAGATTGAAATTTGTCACATTCAAGGTATCGATCAGGTGTGTGATCTTATTTTTCTAACTAAATGATGTCTACTCCTCGAGGAAAAATAAGAAGTTAGCTGCAATCTTGAAAAAATTGTTGAGGGGGTGGGGGGAGTATTGGGTAAGTTAATGtatctttcaattttgattCTTGTTGGTTACTTTCTGGCAAGAAGACATGAAACTTGGTTCCTTCACAAAAATATTTGGTTGAACTTTAAATTTTGACATACTATCAAGTTGGGTATCGAGTCATCATTAGGTATATTTGCCACTCTATATTAACACATGCTTATACAAATATTTccttgttttaaaattttcgtTGGCATAAACCTCTCAGAAATTTGGCACATGGACAGATATTTTGGGTCATTGTAGGATGTCTGACACTTTGTCAATAatgtggttttttttttttaattatatgtcAGGATGGTTGGGAATAGTGTACCGAAAATTTTCTATCATCCTATAtgttatatcaaaattttcgatACAAGAAATCATATCTATTTTGTATCGAAATATGTGGTATACCGATATTTTTGTACATTATCGATATTATACTGTTCATACTCAAAAAAATATGTTTGCTGAAAAAAAACATTGCGATAAGGTAACATAAACTTTAGACAAaattgtgttatattttaaaatttgttaattTGAGTTTGGACATTAATTTTCTTTGACTTTAATTTCAATACGCAAAagtattatattttcaaaatttataaatattgatTCGGCGTAAAAATAacgaaattttcaaaattttatacaGTTATCATATAGATAATTTCAGTGTCGTTATCACAGTgtaccaaaaatattttttaatatcgtAAATTTGATACACGACAAACTTCAGTATTTTTTCCAACCTCTATGTATATCTGAGCACTATTATGTGATTTCTTTTACTATCATGAACGCTGGTTAAACACGACGGGAGCCCTGCCACAGTTTCAAGAAGATAAAATATTCGGTTTACTATTTTTATAGTGATCGAGGAGACAACGATGTGCTGATCCTTTGGTCAATGGCACTTTTGAGAGCATCAACTTCTTACAAATTATGAACTTAATAATCACGTTAGAAGGTCTTTGGGAATGGATAACATCCTTATTTACATGTCTCTTCTTAAATTACGTAGTTGTTTTCAATCTTTTCTTAGTTTTTAAATACccatataatatttttcttgaaAGGATCTTATCGAATTCTCCCTCTTGTATCGCTGCGTTCATTTCTGAGAAATAAGACCTGCCGAATTCTTAAGATCAACAGTGGCAAATGAAAGAAAATAGAAGGGTAATTCAAACAaattaatatacaacaaaggaaaaataatataaaaatattaaccaAATTCGTATATATTCATGAAAAATGTGAAGATAACCACgaaattttaaaacaattttatATGCTTTACAATCCAAATCCCTCCCACGAAATCCCTTGAATTTCTCCCGATTTTATCAAGTTAAATCCAATTCTAATAATTCGTTTTACATATTCGACCTTATAGCCTAAAAAAGATATTTCAAGTCCGAATTCTGCCAACTTTCTTGAAACGAATTTGCGATATTTGAATAGTAGTCAACATTATGAAAGAAGTGTTTTTTAGATATTTAACGACCGATCGAATAATAACAGCCATCAAATATGCTATTTCTCATATTTGAGCCAACTAAGACACAAACATGTCTGATAAGTAATATCAAGCCCAGTTCTTTTCAAGCAAAATATCAAATGCTAAAACTGAAGATAGGAAAAATGTGAATCGTTCCGTTCAATACGTTTAGGAACAGTCGAATGGTTGGGAACCATGACCATCCTCATCAAAACTATCTCTTGAAAACCACACAAGCGACACAGTGAAAGAGAAAATGCTAGCTAGGTTTCCTCATGTTACGCCCAGCACGAATAACTTCATCAACGAGTAGCAACTGAGATGCAATCACAGGGCTGCAAAAGAATGGCGTCTCTCTTAGAATGTGAAGTCACCAAGAAACAAATGACCGTAGAAATCCACATCCTCCCTCGGAGACCGTATAATTTTCATGGAGGAGGAAATGCCAAACTCGCATAATCATGAATATTAGTAAGGCCATCTCCAACCTATAAATCTATTTTGGTGCAGAAACTGCACTATAGATTTATGGTGCAGTTTCTGCACTAAAATAGTGCAGTTTCTGCACCAAATATAACATTCATCTCCAACCTatttacttcaaatcttacACTAAAAAGTATATTCCTAGAATATTctttttgtttactatttatttataaatttaacaatataattataattaatgttaatattagtgttataattataattttatttttattaatagttaaatttatttatttgattctGATATATATTAACTCTAATATTTATAATACGAATTAATACAAATGCTTCattattaaaattgacataATTTTAATAcagataatttatttttaaaacttaattTGAATCCAAATTCAAA
This is a stretch of genomic DNA from Primulina eburnea isolate SZY01 chromosome 11, ASM2296580v1, whole genome shotgun sequence. It encodes these proteins:
- the LOC140806055 gene encoding uncharacterized protein; protein product: MAVVSGSASKKSESGKEKIKSPQKKEIKSQKSSGPVENVVISSPSKRNKSPGVRLMGGRIYDSVNGKTCHQCRQKTRDFVAACTIQRSNKPCPIMFCHKCLLNRYGEKAEEVSALGEWSCPRCRGICNCSICMKKRGHQPTGILVTTAKATGFSSVSEMLLKGVGQFTNMVASPSKEAAVSPRKRGKENSFDGKVDANLPNPIGMKSKEVKVVKYGNKDNDASLKRIGPDKGKTMQEQSEETHHHKGNIDILTRENGSSACDKKTKKTKRNRSDGMLNRTDDNVNLEENGVHNDVKKLKTARDGLAEKEYSNKNDFNLARRTSPRKLDVINNKSKKRQSCNARDDLKEIVNGTIIVTKDGGGNGKRRKEKESKATNNKDVLKPQNEDFHIEIPLPMGSDLLSVAGIDVCAEDVGEALQFLEFCAVFAKILEVKKGQPESILRDLLHGRTGRHRKFSATVQFCIQLISDIQTDRGEYETLSPSNGKNSWFHALKKYLSESRGGHKVHGLDSLDNASDYETLATSKRLKLLNFLCDEVLGTQKIRNWIDDQNRRHAEKVKEARQLVTEAKDMEKSLKQKMQDDIAKAIIINNSSCLSISEHEAIVYRIKAEAAQAHAKVLKPMGMMNNNKKSDAVRIEPIYKGHGGHAYWKLNCIGKSDVLHQNIGNGESLNFDDKWFVIDAEGKEVIEKHILSLRGRRIRASRG